Proteins co-encoded in one Montipora capricornis isolate CH-2021 chromosome 12, ASM3666992v2, whole genome shotgun sequence genomic window:
- the LOC138025719 gene encoding uncharacterized protein: protein MTYQYLTVDMVKAAKANGGFIDQKTFKTAGKYGFDSVILTDTSMQILDGYVNFVRPLLKPQSDFVLVTKNGSQHGKLGNEMNKLVFDAIGKYIHPTRYRQIVETQSVHALDDKEQQVLSEDQKHSSVVAKVHYQKQRSREVAVKAHECLQKLQGTKGSEVDIEVNSRFGSSSSTVTFEPPTFECARHKLDTPPHSNRLLSQGRPRRPLRFTTDEDDFLKRGIAKHGFGQWTAILRDPDFRFQKGRLADSLKKRAELKFLSDENI, encoded by the coding sequence atgacttatcaatATCTGACAGTTGacatggtaaaggcagcaaaggcgAACGGcggtttcatcgatcagaaaacctttaagactgcgggaaaatacggatttgacTCTGTCATCTTGACAGATacgagcatgcaaatactcgacggctacgttaatttcgtgaggcctttgctcaaaccccagtctgactttgttttggtcaccaagAACGGAAGCCAACACggcaaattgggcaacgagatgaacaagttggtcttcgacgctattggcaaatacattcaccccacgcgCTATCGCCAAATCGTCGAAACGCAAAGTGTTCACGCGCTCGACGACAAAGAGCAACAAGTTTTGTccgaagaccaaaaacatagctccgtcgttgccaaagtgcactatcagaagcagagatcgcgcgaagttgccgtaaaggcccacgaatgtcttcaaaaattacagggcACCAAAGGCTCGGAGGTGGATATTGAAGTGAACTCTAGATTTGGCAGCTCGAGTTCCACGGTCACTTTTGAGCCGCCAACCTTTGAATGTGCACGGCACAAACTCGATACCCCGCCCCACTCGAATCGCTTACTAAGTCAGGGCCGTCCTcgtcgaccgttgagatttacgacAGACGAGGACGATTTTCTAAAGAGGGGTATCGCTAAGCACGGatttggacaatggactgcCATTTTGAGAGatccagattttcgttttcagaaaggcaggTTGGCCGATTCTTTAAAGAAAAGGGCCGAACTCAAGTTTCTTTCAGACGAAAACATCTAA